One region of Salvia miltiorrhiza cultivar Shanhuang (shh) chromosome 3, IMPLAD_Smil_shh, whole genome shotgun sequence genomic DNA includes:
- the LOC131018128 gene encoding F-box protein At1g52495-like, producing MDHENTPPRFRNTAKSQHLHQDIIEEILSRLPVKSLLRLRCVSKSWRCLIGSNRFIKAQLEKSRNYQNYARWQTIFNYNSENPVPGLKRCSKLSYLNDPFVDPSPIDDPTNNHLLMATLWNPATRISIELPKLDLEIIKYGFGWDEQSDAYKVFAVLCSHVENEWIGNVYSSKTNSWKTVEHGSLDLDYEDGDYLCGKIHWVASENYIESFDLKSEMFGMIELPVKPEVGVRPWLESLLEEEEERGGRLRVVYEYTDNGTRIVWEIKKYGVKESWVKVSVGGPFPSYNASTSLLWEFDDEGVLEIFPSEIVGCDQTSFYIESLVPPIW from the exons ATGGATCATGAAAATACGCCGCCTCGGTTTAGGAACACTGCGAAATCCCAACATCTTCACCAAGACATCATCGAAGAAATACTGTCAAGACTTCCAGTGAAATCACTCTTGAGATTAAGGTGCGTTTCAAAATCATGGCGTTGTTTAATTGGTAGCAACAGATTCATCAAAGCCCAACTCGAGAAATCAAGAAACTACCAAAATTATGCCCGTTGGCAAACCATCTTCAACTACAATTCAGAAAATCCTGTACCCGGATTGAAGCGATGCTCTAAGTTATCCTACTTGAATGACCCATTTGTTGATCCTTCCCCTATCGATGATCCAACCAATAATCATCTCTTGATGG CAACCTTGTGGAATCCAGCCACAAGAATCTCCATCGAATTACCCAAACTAGAccttgaaataataaaatatggGTTTGGTTGGGATGAACAAAGTGATGCATACAAGGTGTTTGCTGTTTTGTGTAGCCATGTTGAGAATGAGTGGATAGGTAATGTTTATAGTAGCAAGACCAATTCATGGAAAACAGTAGAGCACGGGAGTCTTGATTTGGATTATGAAGATGGGGATTATTTATGTGGAAAGATTCACTGGGTCGCAAGCGAAAATTATATTGAATCATTTGACTTGAAGAGTGAGATGTTTGGAATGATAGAGCTACCGGTGAAACCAGAGGTTGGCGTTCGGCCGTGGCTGGAATCACTATTGGAAGAAGAGGAGGAGAGAGGGGGGCGGCTTAGAGTGGTGTATGAGTATACTGATAATGGAACACGCATAGTTtgggagattaagaaatatggGGTGAAGGAGTCGTGGGTGAAAGTGAGCGTCGGTGGCCCTTTTCCTTCATACAATGCATCCACTAGCTTGCTTTGGGAGTTTGATGATGAAGGAGTGCTGGAGATTTTTCCAAGCGAGATTGTTGGTTGCGATCAAACGAGTTTCTATATTGAAAGTTTAGTCCCACCAATATGGTGA